The Phyllostomus discolor isolate MPI-MPIP mPhyDis1 chromosome 4, mPhyDis1.pri.v3, whole genome shotgun sequence genome window below encodes:
- the LOC114494943 gene encoding LOW QUALITY PROTEIN: peptidyl-prolyl cis-trans isomerase FKBP5-like (The sequence of the model RefSeq protein was modified relative to this genomic sequence to represent the inferred CDS: inserted 1 base in 1 codon; deleted 2 bases in 1 codon) yields the protein MEPEKGKRVSFVPSLGPPALRSSPGDCPVSSSPVHLEGRCGERTFDCRDVAFIVGEEEDHDIPIGTDTALEKMQRGEHCVLFLGSRYGFGEAGKPTFGIEPNAELMYEVTLKSFEKAKESWEMDTKEKLERAAIVKEKGTVYFKGGKYGQAVIQSGKIVTWLEMEYGLSEKESKASESFLLAAFLNLAMCYLKLQEHIKAVECCDKALGLDRTNEKGLYRRGEARLLMNESTLAEGDFERVLEVNPQNKAARLQISVCRKKAKEHNEXDRKTHANMFAKFAERNAKEEASKAVGKKTLEGVAGQKDTGSPAEEEGRAGDHV from the exons ATGGAACCAGAAAAGGGGAAACGAGtctcatttgtcccttccctcgGTCCACCCGCCCTGAGGAGCAGCCCAGGTGACTGTCCTGTCTCCTCTTCCCCAGTCCACCTGGAAGGCCGCTGTGGGGAAAGGACATTTGATTGCAGAGACGTGGCCTTCATCGTTGGCGAAGAAGAAGACCACGACATTCCCATCGGAACTGACACAGCCCTGGAGAAGATGCAGCGGGGAGAACACTGTGTACTGTTCCTCGGATCACG GTATGGTTTTGGAGAGGCAGGGAAGCCTACATTTGGCATTGAACCGAATGCTGAGCTTATGTATGAAGTTACACTGAAGAGCTTTGAAAAG GCCAAAGAATCCTGGGAGATGGACACCAAAGAAAAACTGGAGCGGGCTGCCATCGTCAAAGAGAAGGGAACTGTGTACTTCAAG GGAGGCAAGTATGGGCAGGCAGTGATTCAGTCCGGGAAGATA GTGACCTGGTTGGAGATGGAATACGGCTTATCAGAAAAGGAGTCTAAAGCTTCCGAATCCTTTCTGCTGGCTGCCTTCCTGAACCTGGCCATGTGCTACCTGAAGCTccaagaacacatcaaagctgtGGAGTGCTGCGATAAG GCCCTGGGACTGGACCGCACCAACGAGAAGGGCTTGTACCGCAGGGGCGAGGCCCGTCTGCTCATGAACGAGTCCACGCTGGCTGAGGGCGACTTCGAGAGGGTGCTGGAGGTGAACCCCCAGAACAAGGCCGCGAGGCTGCAGATCTCCGTGTGCCGGAAGAAGGCGAAGGAGCACAACG CAGACCGCAAGACCCACGCCAATATGTTTGCGAAGTTCGCAGAGCGGAACGCCAAG GAAGAGGCCAGTAAAGCAGTGGGCAAGAAGACGTTAGAAGGAGTCGCCGGTCAAAAAGACACAGGAAGTCCAGCAGAGGAAGAAGGGCGAGCTGGAGACCACGTATGA